In Candidatus Desulfofervidus auxilii, one genomic interval encodes:
- a CDS encoding tetratricopeptide repeat protein, with amino-acid sequence MVEIQKFNPALETPQALKEMLVARDEESKTVLDCLLKTKPDASPPQFILVGPRGMGKTHLLLFIYYTVKNILPWQDDGKKFFKAWIPILIAEETYAVLTLEDLFQEILKRLQEELSITAYPLPLSEPDFVEKAVYYLKKLSKERKKRYLLLIDNLHEILGILPEKDHERFRAILQNNPIFSIIGTATFYFDAIANYKMPFYNFFQPVWLHELDFKEIKEFLLKRLKRDEKQEIIEKFEEYEPKIRAITHLTGGNPRLILSLYQIVTEFKIEAVEKQLFTLLDELTPYLRDVVNDVPIQQRKILEIIAVKGEPITPTEIAKTANIAVTTITSQLKRLTERGLVKSLKIKGRRETLYDIKDKLFSLWRQMRQEAGRKRLGFIVRFLKIWYSEKELEKIALEMIEYSLKAISEEKKEAVISFSDKLYYLAEAMPSQKPDLHSLRIESLILSGNYEKAKEEIEELKKEAEQKKDKWLLAKIILGEAFLYYIKKNYEKAIEGCKKAIEIKPDMYEAWYNLGVAYNKIDKLNEAIEAYKKAIEIKPDMYEAWNNLGVAYYKQGKLNEAIKAYKKAIEIKPDQPYACANLAHTLSKKNKISEGVKFIKKAIFLAKKEKDPGFPKAEFLKRESLYLLHLYLLLSSKAFKRGNYPKVISYLEEALKIVSQAEPAPAGEAFSTYLKDVIKMADADFSIKILKLIKEKGTEDLKEFLKPFMIALSYLEKKDEMILLRTPEEFKPIVKEILSEINKDL; translated from the coding sequence ATGGTAGAAATACAAAAATTCAATCCTGCCCTTGAGACGCCACAGGCCTTAAAAGAGATGCTTGTAGCTAGAGACGAAGAGTCAAAAACTGTCCTGGATTGTCTTTTAAAAACAAAACCTGATGCATCACCGCCTCAATTTATCCTTGTTGGACCAAGGGGAATGGGAAAAACCCATTTACTCCTTTTTATCTATTACACGGTAAAGAACATTTTGCCATGGCAGGATGATGGCAAAAAATTTTTTAAGGCTTGGATACCTATTTTAATTGCTGAAGAAACTTATGCAGTTTTAACCCTGGAAGACCTTTTTCAAGAAATCCTCAAAAGACTTCAGGAAGAATTGTCCATTACAGCTTATCCATTGCCTCTATCTGAGCCTGACTTTGTAGAAAAGGCCGTTTATTATCTAAAGAAACTCTCAAAAGAGAGAAAAAAAAGATACCTCCTCTTAATTGATAATCTTCATGAAATTCTAGGTATTTTACCTGAAAAAGACCATGAAAGATTTAGGGCAATTCTTCAAAACAATCCCATTTTTAGCATCATAGGTACAGCCACCTTCTATTTTGATGCAATAGCAAATTATAAAATGCCATTTTACAACTTCTTTCAGCCTGTCTGGCTCCACGAGCTGGATTTTAAGGAGATAAAGGAGTTTCTCTTAAAGAGGTTAAAAAGGGATGAAAAACAAGAAATAATAGAAAAATTTGAGGAATATGAGCCTAAGATTAGGGCCATTACTCACCTTACTGGTGGCAATCCCAGACTTATTTTAAGCCTTTATCAGATAGTAACTGAATTTAAGATTGAAGCAGTTGAAAAACAACTCTTCACCCTCCTGGATGAATTAACACCATATCTAAGGGATGTAGTAAATGATGTTCCTATCCAACAAAGAAAAATCCTTGAAATCATTGCGGTTAAAGGAGAACCCATTACTCCTACTGAGATTGCAAAAACAGCAAACATTGCCGTTACCACTATTACCTCACAACTTAAAAGACTGACAGAAAGGGGGCTTGTGAAATCTTTAAAAATAAAGGGCAGAAGAGAGACCCTTTACGATATAAAAGACAAGCTCTTTTCCCTCTGGCGGCAGATGCGACAGGAGGCTGGCAGAAAAAGGCTTGGGTTTATCGTTAGATTCCTTAAAATCTGGTATTCTGAAAAAGAACTTGAAAAAATAGCCCTGGAAATGATTGAATATTCTTTGAAGGCCATTTCTGAAGAAAAAAAAGAGGCTGTTATCTCCTTTTCTGACAAACTTTATTACCTGGCAGAGGCCATGCCTTCTCAAAAACCTGATTTACATTCTTTAAGAATTGAAAGTCTTATTTTATCTGGAAATTATGAAAAGGCTAAGGAAGAAATAGAAGAATTAAAAAAAGAGGCAGAACAGAAAAAGGATAAATGGCTGCTTGCTAAAATTATATTAGGAGAAGCATTTCTTTATTATATAAAGAAAAATTATGAGAAGGCAATTGAAGGCTGCAAAAAGGCCATTGAGATAAAACCAGATATGTATGAGGCATGGTATAATTTAGGTGTTGCTTATAACAAGATAGATAAACTAAATGAAGCTATTGAGGCCTATAAGAAGGCCATTGAGATAAAACCGGATATGTATGAGGCATGGAATAATCTAGGTGTTGCTTATTACAAACAAGGTAAACTAAATGAAGCTATCAAGGCCTATAAGAAGGCCATTGAAATAAAACCAGATCAGCCTTATGCCTGTGCCAATCTTGCTCATACTTTAAGTAAAAAAAATAAAATTTCTGAGGGAGTAAAGTTTATTAAAAAAGCCATTTTTCTTGCTAAAAAGGAAAAAGACCCTGGATTTCCTAAAGCTGAATTCCTTAAAAGGGAATCTTTATACCTTCTCCACCTCTACCTGCTTCTTTCCTCTAAGGCATTTAAAAGGGGAAATTATCCTAAAGTTATCAGTTATCTTGAAGAGGCCCTTAAAATAGTAAGTCAAGCAGAACCAGCCCCTGCTGGTGAAGCCTTTTCAACATATTTAAAAGACGTAATTAAAATGGCAGATGCAGACTTTTCCATAAAGATTTTAAAACTGATAAAGGAAAAGGGAACAGAAGACTTAAAGGAATTTCTTAAACCCTTTATGATTGCCCTTTCTTATCTTGAAAAAAAGGATGAAATGATTCTTTTAAGGACACCTGAAGAATTCAAGCCCATTGTCAAGGAAATTTTGTCGGAAATCAATAAAGACCTATAG
- a CDS encoding ATP-binding protein, giving the protein MRNTPGNPVRGEDFWDRKDLIEKIWKSLERGSILLIAPRRFGKTSLMLKIHDESKKGWRPIFVDVEGMSAPEEFIVDLLERVAEKQGKSLLEKVRDFLGKIEEVGVENIRIKLRESLKTEWKKRGKDLFRKVLERDIRYIMLIDELPLMLRKFPQKKIAGEFLHWLRSIRQEPEICEKVRWVFGSSIGFHSIIRELGVTSNVINDLQPIPVLELSTKEAERMVREILKEELNIKRIKKEVMNHIFKKIGYPVPFFLQILLCSLITLYKQEGRLTSEIIDKAYTDLLKPWNRSYFEHFRERLEKYYEPQLAEIVKRMLSLIAYKGETSKQELSNFFVGQYQQGAIHLFDLVISDLENDFYISKDKDVYQFTSNVLRDWWIRYYGWRE; this is encoded by the coding sequence ATGCGGAACACTCCTGGAAACCCGGTCAGGGGAGAGGATTTTTGGGATAGAAAAGATTTGATAGAGAAGATATGGAAGAGCTTAGAGAGGGGTTCAATCCTACTTATAGCGCCTAGAAGGTTTGGTAAGACCAGTTTGATGCTAAAAATTCATGATGAGTCAAAAAAGGGATGGAGGCCTATTTTTGTAGATGTAGAAGGTATGTCAGCTCCAGAAGAGTTCATTGTTGATTTACTGGAAAGGGTTGCTGAGAAACAGGGTAAGTCTCTCTTAGAAAAAGTTAGGGATTTTTTAGGGAAAATTGAAGAGGTTGGAGTAGAAAACATCCGTATTAAGTTGAGGGAAAGTTTAAAGACGGAGTGGAAAAAGAGGGGAAAGGACCTGTTTAGGAAGGTGCTTGAAAGAGATATAAGATACATAATGTTAATAGACGAACTTCCTCTTATGCTCAGGAAATTTCCACAAAAGAAAATCGCAGGCGAGTTTCTTCACTGGTTGAGAAGCATCCGTCAGGAGCCAGAGATTTGTGAAAAAGTCAGATGGGTCTTTGGCAGTTCTATTGGTTTTCATTCTATCATAAGAGAACTTGGAGTTACCTCTAATGTAATAAATGACCTTCAACCCATCCCTGTGCTTGAGCTCTCAACCAAAGAGGCCGAAAGAATGGTGCGAGAGATATTAAAAGAAGAGCTCAATATTAAAAGGATAAAGAAAGAAGTGATGAATCATATTTTTAAAAAGATTGGTTACCCTGTGCCGTTTTTCTTGCAAATCCTCCTTTGTTCCCTGATAACCCTTTATAAACAAGAAGGGAGACTAACTAGCGAGATAATAGATAAAGCCTATACAGATTTACTTAAACCCTGGAACCGCTCCTACTTTGAACACTTTAGAGAGCGTCTTGAAAAATATTATGAACCTCAATTGGCTGAGATTGTAAAAAGGATGTTAAGCCTTATTGCTTATAAGGGTGAAACCTCAAAACAAGAACTCTCTAATTTTTTTGTTGGACAGTATCAGCAAGGGGCCATTCATCTTTTTGACCTTGTTATATCTGATTTAGAAAATGACTTTTATATTTCAAAAGATAAAGATGTCTATCAGTTTACCTCCAATGTTTTAAGAGATTGGTGGATAAGATATTACGGCTGGAGGGAGTAA
- a CDS encoding tyrosine-type recombinase/integrase produces MEGNHIIHYAFATHLLENGTDLRYIQELLGHKSFKTTEIYTHVSERDSGRSKSPLNTIGKGGNEIKVWDKRTIRLF; encoded by the coding sequence ATGGAAGGTAACCACATTATTCATTACGCTTTCGCCACACATCTACTTGAAAATGGGACAGATTTAAGGTACATCCAGGAATTATTAGGGCATAAAAGCTTCAAGACAACTGAGATTTACACCCATGTGAGTGAACGAGACAGTGGACGGAGTAAGAGTCCTCTAAATACTATAGGAAAAGGGGGTAATGAGATTAAAGTATGGGATAAACGAACTATTCGATTATTTTAA
- a CDS encoding rhomboid family intramembrane serine protease: protein MIPLKDKIPSRTFPLVTLSLIVINVLVFFYEGSLGPYLERLVFTYGIVPKRYFFFSGFGPTAIMGKYLPLFTSMFLHGGWLHLIGNMWFLWIFGDNVEDSMGHRRFILFYLLCGLGAGLSHIYTNPHSTLPTIGASGAISGVMGAYFMLFPHSRIVTLVPIFFFLTLIEIPAAFFILFWFTIQFFNGAFSIMAPVGFYQGIAWWAHIGGFICGTILVFFFKKRHSRRFYPDEYKPW from the coding sequence ATGATTCCCTTAAAGGATAAAATTCCTTCTCGCACCTTTCCTTTAGTTACACTTTCATTAATTGTTATTAATGTCTTAGTGTTTTTTTACGAAGGTTCCTTAGGACCTTATTTAGAAAGGTTGGTATTTACCTATGGAATTGTGCCTAAAAGGTATTTCTTTTTTTCGGGCTTTGGGCCTACAGCTATTATGGGTAAATATTTACCCTTATTCACCTCTATGTTTTTACACGGAGGATGGCTTCACCTGATCGGTAACATGTGGTTTCTTTGGATCTTTGGGGACAATGTAGAAGATAGTATGGGTCATAGAAGATTTATTCTTTTCTACCTCCTTTGTGGATTGGGAGCTGGTCTATCTCATATTTACACTAATCCCCACTCCACCTTACCTACTATTGGTGCCAGTGGAGCTATATCAGGAGTAATGGGGGCTTATTTTATGTTATTTCCCCATTCTCGGATTGTTACTTTGGTTCCTATATTCTTCTTCCTCACCTTAATAGAGATCCCTGCTGCATTCTTTATTTTGTTTTGGTTTACGATTCAATTTTTCAATGGAGCCTTTTCTATTATGGCACCAGTCGGTTTTTATCAAGGGATTGCCTGGTGGGCCCATATCGGAGGTTTTATATGTGGCACTATATTGGTATTTTTCTTTAAAAAACGGCATAGTCGGCGCTTTTATCCTGATGAATACAAACCATGGTAG
- a CDS encoding SDH family Clp fold serine proteinase — MNFIDLIWLFFIASALSPIIQKKMLESARLRLIRKIEKDRKSRVIAMIHRQETMALLGFPIFKYIDIQDSEEVMRAIRMTDEAVPIDLVLHTPGGLVLAAEQIAYALKGHKAKVTVFVPHYAMSGGTLIALAADEIVMDPHAVLGPVDPQLGQYPAASILKVLEKKDINKIDDQTLIMADISHKALNQVKNCVKTILSPKLSEEKAEQIADLLSRGQWTHDYPITYKQAKELGLPVSTKMPVEIYQLMNLYPQPVQRRPSVQYIPVPYKGGEERPNKSML, encoded by the coding sequence ATGAATTTTATTGATCTCATTTGGCTATTTTTTATAGCTTCAGCTTTGTCACCAATCATTCAAAAAAAGATGTTAGAATCAGCCCGCCTTAGATTAATTAGAAAAATAGAAAAGGACCGAAAAAGCCGGGTAATTGCTATGATTCATCGTCAAGAAACCATGGCCTTACTAGGATTTCCCATCTTTAAATATATTGATATTCAGGACTCAGAAGAAGTTATGAGAGCCATTCGCATGACAGATGAAGCAGTCCCTATTGATTTGGTTTTGCATACCCCAGGTGGTTTGGTTTTGGCAGCAGAACAGATTGCCTATGCCCTCAAAGGCCACAAGGCAAAAGTAACTGTATTTGTACCTCATTATGCCATGTCAGGTGGCACTTTAATTGCTCTAGCAGCAGATGAAATTGTGATGGACCCTCATGCGGTATTAGGACCAGTTGACCCTCAACTAGGGCAATACCCTGCTGCTTCTATCCTTAAGGTATTAGAAAAAAAGGATATAAATAAAATTGATGACCAAACTTTAATTATGGCTGATATTTCCCATAAAGCCCTTAATCAAGTAAAAAATTGTGTAAAAACCATCTTGAGCCCTAAATTATCAGAAGAAAAAGCAGAGCAAATAGCTGATTTACTCTCCAGAGGTCAATGGACCCATGACTATCCCATTACTTATAAACAGGCTAAGGAGTTAGGATTGCCTGTCTCTACGAAAATGCCAGTAGAAATTTATCAACTTATGAACCTTTATCCTCAACCGGTCCAAAGAAGACCATCTGTGCAATATATCCCGGTTCCTTATAAGGGAGGAGAGGAAAGGCCAAACAAGTCTATGTTATAA
- a CDS encoding Na(+)/H(+) antiporter subunit D, whose amino-acid sequence MIKPIPPFLFYLIGALLVPFLKGKIKKFYLLIIPALAYLDLLSMPHGTYWTIKFLDYELIFGHVDKLSMVFAYVFVIISFAALLYALQAEDDVQHFSALYYAGGALGVAFAGDLFTLYIFWELMAVASVFVIWAQRDREAIRAGFRYVLVHLFGGCALLAGIVIYAIQTGSIAFSGPLVHGGLGFWLILIGFILNAAVPPLHPWLPDAYPRASVTGAIFLTAYTTKSAVYTLLRAFPGVELLAYMGAIMTVYGVVWAIMENDIRRLLAYHIVSQVGYMVGGVGIGTALSMNGSAAHAFCHILYKALLFMGAGAVIYSTGMRKMSDLTGRDLYKKIPHSLIYYMVGAFSISAVPLFNGFISKTMIVAAAEESHMLPVFFLMSTASIGTWLCVGLKLPYYTWFGKPRTDVEEVKIKPLPLNMHLGMAFLSFLCFFMGVYPHVLYRVLPYPVHYHPYTPHHVVVELQLLLMTIVGVWVLIKRLEPHAVINLDTDWFYRKGAGLFVRFCYFLGAVRTVLQNLAIDLVDGFIIISRNPIYDIKSLFSEKETQLLPYDANVYRQPVGIGVMAALILFTLFCYIFYTVLAALIT is encoded by the coding sequence ATGATTAAGCCTATACCTCCGTTTTTGTTTTATTTAATAGGTGCCCTCCTTGTTCCTTTCCTTAAGGGGAAAATAAAAAAGTTTTATCTGTTAATTATTCCAGCACTTGCTTATCTTGACCTATTATCCATGCCACATGGCACTTATTGGACCATTAAATTTTTGGATTATGAACTTATCTTTGGTCACGTAGATAAACTGAGTATGGTCTTTGCCTATGTGTTTGTGATTATTAGTTTTGCTGCTTTGCTTTATGCCTTACAGGCAGAAGATGATGTCCAGCACTTTTCGGCACTTTATTATGCAGGTGGTGCCTTAGGAGTGGCATTTGCAGGAGACCTTTTTACCTTATACATCTTTTGGGAACTTATGGCTGTTGCTTCTGTATTCGTTATTTGGGCACAAAGGGATAGAGAGGCAATACGGGCAGGATTTAGGTATGTTTTGGTACATCTTTTTGGTGGCTGTGCTCTTTTAGCAGGTATTGTCATTTATGCTATTCAAACAGGTTCTATTGCTTTTTCTGGACCTTTAGTCCATGGTGGTCTTGGTTTTTGGCTTATTCTTATTGGTTTTATTTTAAATGCCGCTGTTCCTCCTTTACATCCTTGGTTACCTGATGCCTATCCAAGGGCTTCGGTTACTGGTGCTATTTTTCTTACTGCCTATACTACCAAGAGTGCTGTTTATACCTTATTGCGTGCCTTCCCAGGAGTGGAATTGTTGGCTTACATGGGAGCCATCATGACTGTCTATGGTGTTGTTTGGGCGATTATGGAAAATGATATAAGACGTTTGCTTGCCTATCATATTGTTAGTCAGGTAGGATACATGGTTGGTGGGGTAGGTATAGGCACAGCATTATCTATGAATGGTTCAGCAGCACATGCCTTCTGTCATATTCTTTATAAGGCCTTATTGTTCATGGGTGCTGGGGCAGTTATTTACTCCACTGGTATGCGAAAAATGAGTGATTTAACGGGTAGAGACCTCTATAAAAAGATTCCTCATAGTTTGATTTATTATATGGTTGGCGCCTTTTCCATTTCAGCAGTGCCGTTGTTTAATGGATTTATAAGTAAAACTATGATTGTAGCTGCTGCTGAGGAAAGTCACATGTTGCCTGTGTTTTTCCTAATGTCTACGGCTTCTATCGGAACTTGGCTTTGTGTGGGCCTTAAGCTGCCTTATTATACCTGGTTTGGGAAGCCTAGAACAGATGTAGAGGAGGTAAAAATTAAGCCGCTTCCTTTAAATATGCATTTAGGTATGGCCTTTCTTTCATTCCTTTGTTTCTTTATGGGTGTTTACCCTCATGTGCTTTATCGTGTCCTTCCTTATCCAGTGCATTATCATCCTTATACCCCACATCATGTAGTGGTGGAGCTTCAGTTGTTATTGATGACCATAGTAGGTGTTTGGGTGTTAATAAAGAGGCTTGAACCTCATGCAGTCATTAATCTGGATACCGATTGGTTTTATCGGAAAGGAGCAGGTCTTTTTGTAAGATTCTGTTATTTCTTGGGTGCTGTGCGGACAGTTCTTCAGAATTTGGCTATAGACTTAGTAGATGGTTTTATTATAATAAGCAGAAATCCCATTTATGATATAAAATCGCTTTTTTCAGAAAAAGAAACTCAGTTATTGCCTTACGATGCGAATGTTTATCGCCAACCTGTGGGTATAGGAGTGATGGCAGCCCTTATTCTGTTTACCCTTTTTTGTTATATTTTTTATACAGTCTTGGCAGCACTTATAACATAG
- a CDS encoding monovalent cation/H+ antiporter subunit D family protein produces the protein METVHSATPLLAMLASLIGAFLILFTGERNRNLREFWTLAAAVIKFGLVASMLPYILHGKIVEYTMVEIYKGLFLQFRVDTFGMIFALLASFLWIVVSLYSIGYMRDLNEHAQTRYFFCFALAIFGAVGVALAGNLLTLYMFYEILTVATFALVAHKETPEAIKAGRKYLAYLLTGAAFVLFSMAVTYYLTGTLDFKPGGFVAGHGSREILSLVFVTFMIGFGSKAAIMPIHEWLPSAMIAPTPVSALLHAVAVVKAGVFCCLRVILYVFGPNVLSDLGLWIPLAFVVSFTVIVANIIALTQDHLKRRLAFSTINNLSIIILGAALVSHDGIRGAMLHIPFHGFMKITLFMCAGAIYVKTHKEFISEMEGIGKQMPITMAAFTIGALGLTGIPPVCGFISKWYLCLGALEAKEIIFLLVFLASALLDAAYFLPIIYGAFFKKPKFVKDHFDEASFFVVFPIVITAIGSIFFGLFPDAFMHFFKLAVASAKNIMGMGV, from the coding sequence ATGGAGACTGTGCATTCAGCTACGCCTCTTTTGGCCATGTTGGCTTCTCTAATTGGTGCCTTTCTTATTCTCTTTACAGGTGAAAGAAATAGAAATCTTAGAGAGTTTTGGACCTTAGCAGCTGCGGTTATCAAATTTGGTCTTGTTGCTTCCATGCTTCCCTATATCTTGCATGGCAAAATTGTTGAATATACAATGGTTGAAATTTATAAAGGCCTTTTTCTCCAATTTAGGGTAGATACCTTTGGTATGATATTTGCTCTTTTGGCCTCTTTTCTCTGGATTGTGGTTTCTCTCTATTCTATTGGTTACATGCGAGACTTAAATGAGCATGCTCAGACTAGATACTTTTTCTGTTTTGCCCTGGCCATTTTTGGTGCAGTAGGCGTAGCTTTGGCCGGTAATTTGCTCACCCTTTATATGTTTTATGAAATTCTTACAGTAGCTACTTTTGCTCTGGTGGCCCATAAAGAGACACCAGAGGCCATAAAAGCAGGGAGGAAATATCTGGCCTATCTCTTAACTGGAGCGGCTTTTGTCCTTTTCTCTATGGCCGTAACTTACTATCTTACTGGAACGCTTGATTTTAAACCTGGGGGGTTTGTGGCTGGTCATGGTTCACGGGAGATACTTTCTCTAGTATTTGTTACATTCATGATAGGTTTTGGTTCTAAGGCTGCTATTATGCCCATTCATGAATGGCTGCCTTCAGCCATGATTGCGCCCACTCCTGTGAGTGCCTTACTTCACGCTGTGGCTGTGGTGAAGGCAGGTGTGTTTTGTTGTTTGAGGGTGATTCTTTATGTCTTTGGTCCCAATGTGCTTTCAGATTTAGGTTTATGGATACCCTTGGCCTTTGTTGTTTCCTTTACCGTCATTGTAGCTAATATTATTGCCTTAACCCAAGACCATTTGAAGAGAAGATTGGCATTCTCTACTATTAATAACCTTTCTATTATTATCTTGGGAGCTGCTTTAGTTTCTCATGATGGCATTAGAGGAGCCATGCTTCATATTCCCTTTCATGGGTTTATGAAAATCACACTCTTTATGTGTGCTGGTGCCATCTATGTAAAGACTCATAAGGAGTTTATCAGTGAAATGGAGGGAATAGGCAAGCAGATGCCTATTACCATGGCTGCCTTTACCATTGGAGCACTGGGTCTAACAGGTATACCACCTGTATGTGGGTTTATCAGTAAATGGTATCTGTGTCTAGGAGCGCTTGAGGCCAAAGAGATTATCTTTTTGTTGGTTTTTCTGGCCAGTGCCTTATTGGATGCAGCTTATTTTCTTCCTATCATTTATGGGGCATTTTTTAAGAAACCAAAATTTGTAAAAGACCACTTTGACGAAGCATCATTTTTTGTGGTTTTCCCTATTGTGATTACAGCCATTGGTTCTATTTTCTTTGGGCTTTTCCCAGACGCATTTATGCACTTCTTTAAATTAGCAGTGGCTTCAGCAAAAAACATCATGGGGATGGGGGTTTAG
- a CDS encoding monovalent cation/H+ antiporter subunit D family protein, with protein sequence MIQEQFPAMIVVTPLIMSFILFTVSWWNKRLCFPILLATLSACLVFAVGILDMVMKHGQPIHYHLGGWDPPWGIEYMIDHLNALVLVAVAVVAWLVALYAKSVVEKELHESKLPQFYTLFLLQVTGLFGITATGDMFNLYVLLEIASFSAYAIIAMGERGADFAAFRYVIFGTIGACAYLLGVGYLYILTGSLNMTDLINLIPKLFYNKALLVGFAFFLVGVGIKMGIFPLHTWLPDAYTLAPSAVSALLAPLFTKVGAYVIVRIMFTVFDPSFSIKLYPVMDILGWIAAIGIAFACIMALAQSDLKRMLCYLIVAEMGYIVIGIASANRLGLTGAILHIINDMFMMACLFTVVGAIMYQTGTRNIYQFRYLHRTMPVTLGVFVVGALSVVGVPPMCGFFSKWYLILGTIEAKKWLLLFVLLASSLVNAILFFRVIENAYLEPRGEHAFAHDGGHPSISLDGVPWSMLISMLMIAAGIILLGVFSGVIIKHVIQFAVPASF encoded by the coding sequence GTGATTCAAGAACAATTCCCGGCGATGATTGTTGTTACACCTTTGATCATGTCTTTTATTCTCTTTACTGTGAGTTGGTGGAATAAAAGACTTTGTTTCCCTATTCTTCTTGCTACTCTTTCTGCTTGTTTAGTATTTGCTGTAGGCATTCTTGATATGGTTATGAAACATGGTCAACCTATTCATTACCATCTAGGTGGTTGGGATCCACCCTGGGGTATTGAATATATGATAGACCATCTAAATGCTTTGGTGCTGGTAGCTGTGGCTGTTGTAGCTTGGTTGGTAGCCCTTTATGCTAAAAGCGTAGTAGAAAAAGAGCTACATGAATCGAAATTGCCTCAGTTCTATACCCTCTTTCTTCTTCAAGTAACAGGACTTTTTGGTATCACGGCTACGGGTGATATGTTCAATCTTTATGTGCTTTTAGAGATTGCTTCCTTTTCTGCCTATGCAATTATTGCTATGGGAGAAAGAGGGGCAGATTTTGCCGCTTTTCGCTATGTAATTTTTGGGACAATTGGAGCTTGTGCTTATCTTTTAGGAGTGGGTTATCTTTACATCCTTACTGGTTCACTGAATATGACTGATTTGATTAACCTTATACCTAAACTATTTTACAACAAAGCATTACTTGTTGGTTTTGCCTTTTTCTTAGTGGGTGTGGGTATAAAAATGGGTATTTTCCCTTTGCATACCTGGTTGCCCGATGCATATACCCTTGCCCCTTCAGCAGTGAGTGCTTTGTTAGCACCACTGTTTACCAAAGTAGGTGCTTATGTAATTGTTAGAATTATGTTTACTGTATTTGACCCTTCTTTTTCCATAAAACTTTATCCTGTAATGGATATATTAGGCTGGATAGCGGCTATTGGTATAGCCTTTGCCTGTATTATGGCCCTTGCCCAGTCTGATTTAAAACGGATGCTCTGCTACTTAATTGTTGCTGAGATGGGTTATATTGTGATCGGTATTGCCTCGGCAAATCGGCTTGGTCTTACCGGCGCTATTTTACATATTATTAATGATATGTTTATGATGGCCTGTCTTTTTACGGTAGTTGGTGCCATTATGTATCAGACAGGGACAAGGAATATTTACCAGTTTCGGTATCTACATCGCACCATGCCTGTTACTTTAGGTGTCTTTGTAGTAGGTGCTCTTTCGGTAGTAGGTGTGCCTCCTATGTGTGGATTTTTTAGTAAGTGGTATCTTATCTTGGGCACCATTGAGGCCAAAAAATGGCTATTGTTATTTGTGCTTTTAGCCAGTAGTTTAGTCAATGCCATTTTGTTTTTCAGGGTGATAGAAAATGCTTACTTAGAGCCTCGGGGTGAGCATGCATTTGCCCATGATGGCGGTCATCCTAGCATTTCTCTAGATGGAGTACCATGGAGTATGCTTATATCTATGTTGATGATAGCGGCTGGGATTATATTGCTGGGTGTATTTAGTGGGGTGATTATTAAGCATGTCATCCAATTTGCTGTACCAGCTAGTTTTTAA
- a CDS encoding cation:proton antiporter subunit C: protein MWEVILSKYNYWIYALLLIIGFYAMMAKNNLLKKLIGMNIFQWALIFYFISIAAKKGATVPIIPGVHGHHGAEHLVVHAADYINPLPHVLMLTAIVVGVATTGIALALLIMIYRRYGTLEEDEVIEELKR, encoded by the coding sequence ATGTGGGAAGTAATTCTTAGTAAATATAATTATTGGATTTATGCCCTTTTACTTATAATTGGCTTTTATGCCATGATGGCTAAAAATAATCTTTTAAAGAAGCTCATTGGTATGAATATCTTTCAATGGGCTTTAATCTTTTACTTTATCTCTATTGCTGCCAAAAAAGGTGCTACTGTCCCTATTATTCCAGGAGTACACGGACATCATGGGGCAGAACATTTAGTAGTTCATGCAGCAGATTATATAAACCCTTTACCACATGTCCTCATGCTGACAGCCATCGTTGTTGGAGTGGCAACAACAGGTATTGCCCTTGCTTTGCTAATCATGATTTATAGAAGATATGGCACCTTAGAAGAAGATGAAGTTATAGAGGAGTTAAAAAGGTGA